From Lagenorhynchus albirostris chromosome 15, mLagAlb1.1, whole genome shotgun sequence, one genomic window encodes:
- the ZSWIM1 gene encoding zinc finger SWIM domain-containing protein 1, with the protein MALTMLNELLIEDPSPPLLLCQLSKTAQLDALNYQSCFMQGVFAHFPEILFIHRTYNPRGKVLYTFLVDGPRVQLEGHLARAVYFAIPAKEDAEGLAQMLQVFKKFNPAWERVCTILVDPHFLLLPTLAMEFPTAEVLLSAFHICKFFQGKFYQLSLEQPVERVLLTSLQSTMCSATAGNLRKLYTLLSTCIPPAQLPELHSHWLLNDRIWLAHRWRSRAESSHYFQGLEVTAHVLSQFFGTTPSVEKGMTALFQYLQQNSGDKASFSLGLSPPNNHPPSDGSPERSEVEQLAEACIQYSLNAICTGPAAQLCLGELAVVQKSMHLIGSGSEKVNIQILEDTHRVQPQTPASCSCYFNQAFRLPCRHILTMLSARRQVLQPDMLPAEWTAGCAASLGDIVGSKWSETLDKHLAVALLTEEVGQLLQHCSQEEFERRYSTLRELADSWIGPYEQVQL; encoded by the coding sequence ATGGCCCTGACAATGCTGAATGAGCTCCTGATTGAGGACCCAAGCCCACCTCTGCTGCTCTGTCAGCTTAGCAAGACTGCCCAGTTAGATGCCCTCAACTATCAAAGCTGCTTTATGCAGGgtgtctttgcccattttcctgaAATCTTATTTATCCACCGGACCTATAACCCAAGGGGCAAGGTGTTATATACCTTCCTGGTGGATGGACCTCGGGTGCAGCTGGAGGGTCATCTTGCCCGGGCAGTCTACTTCGCCATTCCTGCCAAGGAGGATGCTGAAGGCTTGGCCCAGATGCTCCAGGTATTCAAGAAGTTTAACCCAGCATGGGAGAGAGTCTGTACCATCCTGGTGGATCCCCACTTCCTCCTGCTGCCCACCCTCGCTATGGAGTTCCCCACAGCTGAGGTCCTGCTCTCAGCCTTCCACATCTGTAAGTTCTTCCAGGGCAAGTTCTATCAACTGTCCCTCGAACAGCCCGTGGAGAGGGTCCTCCTGACCTCCCTGCAGAGCACGATGTGCTCGGCCACAGCTGGAAACCTGAGGAAATTGTATACACTCCTGAGCACCTGCATCCCGCCGGCCCAGCTGCCGGAGCTCCACTCGCACTGGCTGCTCAACGACCGCATCTGGTTGGCCCACCGCTGGAGAAGCCGAGCGGAGAGCAGCCACTACTTCCAGGGCCTGGAGGTCACCGCCCACGTCCTCAGCCAGTTCTTCGGCACcaccccatctgtggaaaaagGCATGACTGCCCTGTTCCAATACCTGCAGCAGAACTCAGGAGACAAGGCGAGTTTCAGCCTGGGCCTGAGTCCCCCGAACAATCATCCCCCTTCGGATGGCAGCCCCGAAAGGTCCGAAGTGGAACAGTTGGCAGAAGCCTGCATCCAATACTCCCTTAATGCCATCTGCACGGGGCCGGCCGCCCAGCTCTGCCTGGGCGAGCTTGCCGTGGTCCAGAAATCCATGCACCTCATCGGCTCTGGTTCCGAAAAGGTGAACATACAGATCCTGGAGGACACCCATAGGGTGCAGCCCCAGACCCCAGCCAGCtgcagctgctactttaaccagGCCTTCCGTCTGCCCTGCCGCCACATCCTCACCATGCTCAGTGCCCGCCGCCAGGTGCTCCAGCCAGACATGCTGCCAGCTGAGTGGACGGCAGGCTGTGCTGCCAGCCTCGGTGACATTGTGGGCAGCAAGTGGAGTGAGACCCTGGATAAGCACTTGGCCGTGGCACTCCTCACGGAGGAGGTGGGTCAGCTCCTGCAGCACTGCAGTCAGGAGGAGTTTGAACGGCGGTACAGCACCCTGCGAGAGCTGGCCGACAGCTGGATCGGCCCTTATGAGCAGGTCCAACTCTGA
- the SPATA25 gene encoding spermatogenesis-associated protein 25, translating into MSYFMSPQTHPGLPPSGQGGAASLGSSLGLYSPVEPVVVASGGQGPLSQKAEQATPVPEVPEARGCPGGARWEPLQRKEYSRNCHKFPHARQPERLGWEDGCSRSRAPYLGSPSRPGPLLLCGLPSETGGKEAGPQADICILTLAMMIAGIPTVPVPGLREEDLIRAAQAFMMAHLEPAGAVEGARWP; encoded by the exons ATGTCCTATTTCATGTCTCCACAAACTCATCCAGGTCTTCCGCCTTCCGGCCAAG GTGGGGCTGCTTCTCTGGGCTCATCCCTTGGCCTCTATAGTCCTGTAGAGCCAGTGGTGGTGGCCTCTGGTGGACAAGGCCCACTGAGCCAGAAAGCTGAGCAGGCGACACCAGTGCCTGAAGTGCCAGAagccaggggctgccctggggggGCTCGCTGGGAGCCACTGCAGCGGAAGGAGTACAGCCGGAACTGCCACAAATTCCCCCACGCGAGGCAGCCGGAGCGCCTGGGCTGGGAGGATGGCTGCTCCAGAAGCAGAGCTCCCTACCTGGGCAGCCCCAGCAGGCCTGGGCCCCTGCTGCTGTGTGGGCTGCCctctgagacaggagggaaggaggccggGCCCCAGGCCGACATCTGCATCCTTACCTTGGCCATGATGATCGCTGGCATCCCCACCGTGCCTGTCCCAGGCCTACGGGAAGAGGACCTGATCCGGGCAGCTCAAGCTTTCATGATGGCCCATCTGGAGCCAGCGGGGGCTGTGGAGGGGGCACGGTGGCCCTAG
- the NEURL2 gene encoding neuralized-like protein 2 — translation MAAASDPVELGAPWGPARPEPPPTRFHPVHGANIRVDPSGTRATRVESFAHGVCFSREPLAPGQVFLVEIEEKELGWCGHLRLGLTALDPASLAAVPEFSLPDLVSLGHTWVFAITRHHNRVPREGRPEAEALAPSCPPALLVEPHLCIEQFRIPRDRLVGRSRPGLYSHLLDQLYELNMLPPTARRSRLGVLFCPRPDGTADMHIVINGEDMGPSARGLPAAQPLYAVVDVFASTKSVRLVQVEYGLPSLQTLCRLVIQRSVVHRLAIDGLHLPKGLKDFCKYE, via the exons ATGGCTGCTGCCTCCGACCCCGTGGAATTGGGTGCGCCCTGGGGCCCCGCGCGCCCCGAGCCCCCTCCCACCCGCTTCCACCCGGTACACGGTGCCAACATCCGCGTGGACCCCTCCGGGACGCGGGCCACACGCGTGGAGAGCTTCGCCCACGGCGTGTGCTTCAGTCGCGAGCCGCTGGCCCCCGGCCAGGTGTTCCTGGTGGAGATCGAGGAGAAAGAGCTGGGCTGGTGCGGGCACCTGCGCCTCGGCCTGACTGCGCTGGACCCCGCCAGTCTGGCCGCCGTGCCCGAGTTTTCGCTGCCCGACCTGGTCAGCCTCGGCCACACCTGGGTCTTCGCCATCACGCGCCATCACAACCGCGTGCCCCGGGAGGGCCGCCCGGAGGCGGAGGCGCTGGCCCCCAGCTGCCCCCCAGCCCTCCTGGTGGAACCGCATCTGTGCATTGAGCAGTTTCGCATTCCCCGCGACCGCCTGGTGGGCCGCAGCCGTCCCGGGCTGTACAGCCACCTCTTGGACCAGCTCTATGAGCTGAACATGCTGCCTCCGACTGCACGTCGGAGCCGCCTGGGCGTTCTCTTCTGCCCGCGCCCCGACGGCACGGCTGACATGCATATCGTCATCAACGGCGAGGACATGGGCCCCAGCGCCCGGGGGCTGCCAGCCGCCCAGCCCCTCTACGCGGTGGTGGACGTCTTCGCCTCCACCAAGAGCGTGCGCCTGGTCCAGGTCGAGTATGGCT TGCCGTCCCTGCAGACCCTGTGCCGCCTAGTGATCCAGAGGAGTGTGGTGCACCGGCTGGCCATTGACGGGCTCCACCTGCCCAAAGGACTTAAGGATTTCTGCAAGTATGAGTGA
- the CTSA gene encoding lysosomal protective protein isoform X1: MTSRRGPPPGEQGREAAEMVRAALSPPFLLLLLLSWAPRSEAAPDQDEIQYLPGLTKQPSFRQYSGYLRGSGSKHLHYWFVESQKDPKSSPVVLWLNGGPGCSSLDGLLTEHGPFLIQPDGATLEYNPYSWNLIANVLYLESPAGVGFSYSDDKSYATNDTEVAQSNFEALKDFFRLFPEYKDNELFLTGESYAGIYIPTLAVLVMQDPSMNLQGLAVGNGLSCYEQNDNSLVYFAYYHGLLGNRLWSSLQTHCCSQNKCNFYDNKDPQCVTNLQEVSHIVGSSGLNVYNLYAPCAGGVPSHLRYEKDTVVVQDLGNIFTRLPPKQMWHQALLRSAGEVRLDPPCTNTTAASTYLNNPLVRKALHIPEQLPRWDVCNFLVNIQYRRLYQTMCSQYLKLLAAQKYRILLYNGDVDMACNFMGDEWFVDSLNQKMEVQRRPWLVDYGDSGEQIAGFVKEFSHIAFLTIKGAGHMVPTDKPQAALTMFSRFLNKQPY; the protein is encoded by the exons ATGACTTCCCGTCGCGGGCCACCTCCGGGAGAGCAAGGACGCGAGGCAGCAGAG ATGGTCCGAGCCGCGCTGTCGCCGCCattcctcctgctgctgctgctctccTGGGCGCCCCGAAGCGAGGCAGCCCCCGACCAGGACGAGATCCAGTACCTGCCAGGGCTGACCAAGCAGCCGTCTTTCCGCCAGTACTCTGGCTACCTCAGAGGCTCCGGCTCCAAGCACCTCCACTACTG GTTTGTGGAGTCCCAGAAGGATCCCAAGAGCAGCCCTGTGGTGCTGTGGCTCAATGGAGGGCCGGGCTGTAGCTCCCTAGACGGCCTCCTCACCGAGCACGGCCCCTTCCTG ATCCAGCCAGATGGTGCCACTCTGGAGTACAACCCCTATTCCTGGAACCTG ATTGCCAATGTGTTATACCTCGAGTCCCCAGCTGGGGTGGGCTTTTCCTACTCCGATGACAAGTCTTATGCAACCAATGACACCGAG GTGGCCCAGAGCAATTTTGAAGCCCTTAAAGATTTCTTCCGCCTCTTCCCGGAATACAAGGACAACGAGCTTTTCCTGACGGGAGAGAGCTATGCCGGCATCTACATCCCCACCCTGGCAGTGTTGGTCATGCAGGACCCCAGCATGAACCTTCAG GGGCTGGCTGTGGGCAATGGACTCTCCTGCTATGAGCAGAATGACAACTCCCTGGTCTATTTCGCCTACTACCATGGCCTTCTGGGAAACAG GCTCTGGTCTTCCCTCCAGACCCACTGCTGCTCTCAAAACAAGTGTAACTTCTACGACAACAAAGACCCACAATGCGTGACCAAT CTTCAGGAAGTGTCCCACATCGTGGGCAGCTCCGGCCTCAACGTCTACAACCTCTACGCTCCATGTGCTGGGGGGGTGCCCAGCCATCTAAG GTACGAGAAGGACACTGTCGTGGTCCAGGACCTGGGCAACATCTTCACTCGCCTGCCACCCAAGCAGATGTGGCATCAG GCACTGCTGCGTTCTGCGGGAGAGGTGCGCCTGGACCCCCCCTGCACCAACACCACAGCCGCCTCCACCTACCTCAACAACCCTCTTGTGCGGAAGGCCCTCCACATCCCCGAGCAGCTGCCCCGCTGGGACGTGTGCAA CTTCCTGGTGAATATCCAGTACCGCCGTCTCTACCAAACCATGTGTTCCCAGTACCTGAAGCTGCTGGCCGCACAG AAATACCGGATCCTGCTGTACAACGGAGATGTGGACATGGCCTGCAATTTCATGGGAGATGAGTGGTTTGTGGATTCCCTCAACCAGAAG ATGGAGGTACAGCGCCGGCCCTGGTTGGTGGACTACGGGGACAGTGGAGAGCAGATCGCTGGCTTCGTGAAGGAGTTCTCCCACATCGCCTTTCTTACCATCAAG GGTGCCGGACACATGGTCCCCACTGACAAGCCCCAGGCTGCCCTCACCATGTTCTCCCGCTTCCTGAATAAGCAGCCATACTGA
- the CTSA gene encoding lysosomal protective protein isoform X2, with protein sequence MVRAALSPPFLLLLLLSWAPRSEAAPDQDEIQYLPGLTKQPSFRQYSGYLRGSGSKHLHYWFVESQKDPKSSPVVLWLNGGPGCSSLDGLLTEHGPFLIQPDGATLEYNPYSWNLIANVLYLESPAGVGFSYSDDKSYATNDTEVAQSNFEALKDFFRLFPEYKDNELFLTGESYAGIYIPTLAVLVMQDPSMNLQGLAVGNGLSCYEQNDNSLVYFAYYHGLLGNRLWSSLQTHCCSQNKCNFYDNKDPQCVTNLQEVSHIVGSSGLNVYNLYAPCAGGVPSHLRYEKDTVVVQDLGNIFTRLPPKQMWHQALLRSAGEVRLDPPCTNTTAASTYLNNPLVRKALHIPEQLPRWDVCNFLVNIQYRRLYQTMCSQYLKLLAAQKYRILLYNGDVDMACNFMGDEWFVDSLNQKMEVQRRPWLVDYGDSGEQIAGFVKEFSHIAFLTIKGAGHMVPTDKPQAALTMFSRFLNKQPY encoded by the exons ATGGTCCGAGCCGCGCTGTCGCCGCCattcctcctgctgctgctgctctccTGGGCGCCCCGAAGCGAGGCAGCCCCCGACCAGGACGAGATCCAGTACCTGCCAGGGCTGACCAAGCAGCCGTCTTTCCGCCAGTACTCTGGCTACCTCAGAGGCTCCGGCTCCAAGCACCTCCACTACTG GTTTGTGGAGTCCCAGAAGGATCCCAAGAGCAGCCCTGTGGTGCTGTGGCTCAATGGAGGGCCGGGCTGTAGCTCCCTAGACGGCCTCCTCACCGAGCACGGCCCCTTCCTG ATCCAGCCAGATGGTGCCACTCTGGAGTACAACCCCTATTCCTGGAACCTG ATTGCCAATGTGTTATACCTCGAGTCCCCAGCTGGGGTGGGCTTTTCCTACTCCGATGACAAGTCTTATGCAACCAATGACACCGAG GTGGCCCAGAGCAATTTTGAAGCCCTTAAAGATTTCTTCCGCCTCTTCCCGGAATACAAGGACAACGAGCTTTTCCTGACGGGAGAGAGCTATGCCGGCATCTACATCCCCACCCTGGCAGTGTTGGTCATGCAGGACCCCAGCATGAACCTTCAG GGGCTGGCTGTGGGCAATGGACTCTCCTGCTATGAGCAGAATGACAACTCCCTGGTCTATTTCGCCTACTACCATGGCCTTCTGGGAAACAG GCTCTGGTCTTCCCTCCAGACCCACTGCTGCTCTCAAAACAAGTGTAACTTCTACGACAACAAAGACCCACAATGCGTGACCAAT CTTCAGGAAGTGTCCCACATCGTGGGCAGCTCCGGCCTCAACGTCTACAACCTCTACGCTCCATGTGCTGGGGGGGTGCCCAGCCATCTAAG GTACGAGAAGGACACTGTCGTGGTCCAGGACCTGGGCAACATCTTCACTCGCCTGCCACCCAAGCAGATGTGGCATCAG GCACTGCTGCGTTCTGCGGGAGAGGTGCGCCTGGACCCCCCCTGCACCAACACCACAGCCGCCTCCACCTACCTCAACAACCCTCTTGTGCGGAAGGCCCTCCACATCCCCGAGCAGCTGCCCCGCTGGGACGTGTGCAA CTTCCTGGTGAATATCCAGTACCGCCGTCTCTACCAAACCATGTGTTCCCAGTACCTGAAGCTGCTGGCCGCACAG AAATACCGGATCCTGCTGTACAACGGAGATGTGGACATGGCCTGCAATTTCATGGGAGATGAGTGGTTTGTGGATTCCCTCAACCAGAAG ATGGAGGTACAGCGCCGGCCCTGGTTGGTGGACTACGGGGACAGTGGAGAGCAGATCGCTGGCTTCGTGAAGGAGTTCTCCCACATCGCCTTTCTTACCATCAAG GGTGCCGGACACATGGTCCCCACTGACAAGCCCCAGGCTGCCCTCACCATGTTCTCCCGCTTCCTGAATAAGCAGCCATACTGA